One Ricinus communis isolate WT05 ecotype wild-type chromosome 2, ASM1957865v1, whole genome shotgun sequence DNA segment encodes these proteins:
- the LOC8268386 gene encoding protein ALTERED SEED GERMINATION 2 isoform X4 has translation MDTCGFHDGNIYNFLETRYFDSRRDINHSLQMHSSLIRRLSQERELEGHQGCVNSIAWNSTGSLLVSGSDDTRMNIWSYSGRKLLHSIDTGHSANIFCTKFIPETSDELVVSGAGDAEVRLFNLSRLSGRGPDDNAIAPLALYQCHTKRVKKLAVEVGNPNVVWSASEDGTLRQHDLREDSSCPPAGSSPQECRNVLLDLRCGAKRSLVDPPKQTLALKSCDISARRPHLLLVGGSDAFARLYDRRMLPPLTSCRKRMPPPPCVNYICPMHLSERGRSGLHLTHVTFSPSGDEVLLSYSGEHVYLMNVNHAGGSSMQYTTGDASKLMTFAPILNGLELQPPPSDISKNGLRFKSYVASTLQKCRKLLQFAEKCLDDGANFFYGIEACNEVLDRHGRDISPAIRHDCLCTRAALLLKRKWKNDVHMAIRDCYNARRIDSSSFRALYYMSEALSQLGKYKEALDFAVASQCVAPSDTEIAEWVENIKNNLAQAEKTNKANDGALKSESRSGRALSLSDILYRSEATSDGSQDGPTEREESDYDEELELDFETSISGDEGRDIEPNTLHGSLNLRIHRRGDSSRETSCTNGSCGSPSSSHNDRMPYQPETVIDMKQRFVGHCNVGTDIKQASFLGERGEYVASGSDDGRWFIWEKQTGRLIKMLLGDEAVLNCVQSHPFDCVVATSGIDNTIKIWTPTASVPSNVAGGSAGPETSDVLDVMESNQRRLSHNREVILCSPFELLERFRMHEFTEGTLHPLECAQS, from the exons ATGGATACATGCGGTTTTCACGACGGCAATATCTATAATTTCCTCGAAACCAGATACTTCGATTCTCGTCGT GATATCAATCACAGTTTACAAATGCATTCGTCATTGATACGAAGACTCTCCCAGGAAAGAGAATTGGAG GGCCATCAGGGTTGTGTCAATTCTATAGCTTGGAATTCTACGGGTTCTCTCTTGGTTTCTGGATCAGATGATACTCGG ATGAACATATGGAGCTATAGCGGGCGAAAGCTTTTGCATTCTATAGATACTGGGCATTCTGCAAACATTTTCTgtacaaaatttattcctGAAACGTCTGATGAGCTTGTGGTCTCTGGAGCTGGAGATGCAGAA GTTCGGTTGTTTAATTTGTCTCGTTTGAGTGGGAGAGGACCGGACGATAATGCCATTGCCCCCTTAGCACTGTATCAATGTCACACTAAAAGAGTAAAAAAACTAGCG GTTGAAGTTGGGAACCCCAACGTGGTTTGGAGTGCTAGTGAAGATGGGACACTGAGACAGCATGACCTTCGGGAGGATTCTTCTTGTCCACCAGCTGGATCATCTCCCCAGGAGTGTCGTAATGTTCTA CTTGACTTGCGGTGTGGGGCAAAGAGGTCACTAGTTGATCCTCCTAAACAGACCCTTGCTCTAAAATCTTGCGACATCAGTGCTCGTCGACCTCATTTGCTCCTAGTTGGTGGGAG TGATGCCTTTGCACGTCTATATGATAGAAGGATGCTGCCTCCTCTGACTTCTTGTCGGAAAAGGATGCCGCCACCACCTTGTGTTAACTATATTTGCCCCATGCATCTTTCTGAACGC GGACGCTCAGGTTTGCACCTAACTCATGTAACATTTAGTCCAAGTGGAGATGAGGTTCTACTTAGTTACAGTGGAGAGCATGTTTACCTTATGAATGTAAATCACG CTGGAGGAAGTTCTATGCAATATACTACAGGAGATGCTTCAAAACTAATGACCTTTGCTCCTATTCTCAATGGGTTAGAACTGCAACCACCACCATCAGATATATCCAAAAATGGTCTTCGTTTCAAAAGCTATGTTGCTTCCACG CTTCAGAAGTGTAGGAAGCTGCTTCAGTTTGCTGAAAAATGCTTAGATGATGGTGCAAATTTTTTCTATGGCATTGAAGCATGCAATGAAGTTTTGGATCGGCATGGTCGTGATATTAGTCCTGCAATTAGGCATGACTGTCTCTGCACACGTGCAGCCTTGTTGCTTAAG CGAAAGTGGAAAAATGATGTTCACATGGCCATAAGAGATTGCTACAATGCTCGTAGAATAGACAGCTCTTCATTTAGAGCCCTTTATTACATGTCTGAAGCTTTGTCACAG TTGGGAAAATATAAAGAAGCTCTAGATTTTGCTGTTGCTTCACAATGTGTAGCTCCATCTGATACTGAAATTGCAGAATGGGTGGAGAACATTAAAAACAATCTTGCTCAAG CTGAAAAGACTAACAAGGCAAATGATGGGGCCCTGAAGTCTGAATCTCGAAGTGGGAGAGCATTGTCATTAAGTGACATACTTTACCGCTCAGAGGCTACCAGTGATGGTTCACAGGATGGTCCAACTGAAAGAGAAGAGTCTGACTATGATGAAGAATTGGAACTGGACTTTGAAACATCAATATCTGGTGATGAAGGGCGTGATATTGAACCCAACACTCTTCATGGAAGTTTAAATTTGAGGATTCATCGAAGAGGTGACTCAAGTAGAGAAACAAGCTGTACAAATGGCTCCTGTGGGTCACCTTCATCATCACATAATGATCGGATGCCTTATCAG CCGGAGACAGTAATTGATATGAAGCAGAGATTTGTTGGCCACTGTAATGTTGGAACTGATATAAAACAGGCCAGTTTTCTGGGCGAGAGAG GAGAGTATGTGGCCAGCGGAAGTGATGATGGTAGATGGTTTATTTGGGAAAAGCAAACTGGTAGACTAATAAAAAtgcttcttggagatgaagcTG TTCTGAACTGTGTGCAGTCTCATCCATTTGATTGTGTTGTGGCTACAAGTGGAATTGATAACACAATAAAG ATTTGGACCCCAACTGCTTCTGTCCCATCAAATGTAGCTGGAGGCTCAGCTGGACCAGAAACTTCTGATGTGTTGGATGTCATGGAAAGCAATCAGCGTAGACTAAGCCATAATCGTGAAGTCATCCT TTGCAGCCCATTTGAACTTCTGGAGCGGTTCCGGATGCACGAATTCACTGAAGGAACTTTGCACCCTCTTGAGTGTGCTCAGAGCTAA
- the LOC8268386 gene encoding protein ALTERED SEED GERMINATION 2 isoform X2, translating into MDTCGFHDGNIYNFLETRYFDSRRDINHSLQMHSSLIRRLSQERELEGHQGCVNSIAWNSTGSLLVSGSDDTRMNIWSYSGRKLLHSIDTGHSANIFCTKFIPETSDELVVSGAGDAEVRLFNLSRLSGRGPDDNAIAPLALYQCHTKRVKKLAVEVGNPNVVWSASEDGTLRQHDLREDSSCPPAGSSPQECRNVLLDLRCGAKRSLVDPPKQTLALKSCDISARRPHLLLVGGSDAFARLYDRRMLPPLTSCRKRMPPPPCVNYICPMHLSERGRSGLHLTHVTFSPSGDEVLLSYSGEHVYLMNVNHAGGSSMQYTTGDASKLMTFAPILNGLELQPPPSDISKNGLRFKSYVASTLQKCRKLLQFAEKCLDDGANFFYGIEACNEVLDRHGRDISPAIRHDCLCTRAALLLKRKWKNDVHMAIRDCYNARRIDSSSFRALYYMSEALSQLGKYKEALDFAVASQCVAPSDTEIAEWVENIKNNLAQAEAEKTNKANDGALKSESRSGRALSLSDILYRSEATSDGSQDGPTEREESDYDEELELDFETSISGDEGRDIEPNTLHGSLNLRIHRRGDSSRETSCTNGSCGSPSSSHNDRMPYQPETVIDMKQRFVGHCNVGTDIKQASFLGERGEYVASGSDDGRWFIWEKQTGRLIKMLLGDEAVLNCVQSHPFDCVVATSGIDNTIKIWTPTASVPSNVAGGSAGPETSDVLDVMESNQRRLSHNREVILPFELLERFRMHEFTEGTLHPLECAQS; encoded by the exons ATGGATACATGCGGTTTTCACGACGGCAATATCTATAATTTCCTCGAAACCAGATACTTCGATTCTCGTCGT GATATCAATCACAGTTTACAAATGCATTCGTCATTGATACGAAGACTCTCCCAGGAAAGAGAATTGGAG GGCCATCAGGGTTGTGTCAATTCTATAGCTTGGAATTCTACGGGTTCTCTCTTGGTTTCTGGATCAGATGATACTCGG ATGAACATATGGAGCTATAGCGGGCGAAAGCTTTTGCATTCTATAGATACTGGGCATTCTGCAAACATTTTCTgtacaaaatttattcctGAAACGTCTGATGAGCTTGTGGTCTCTGGAGCTGGAGATGCAGAA GTTCGGTTGTTTAATTTGTCTCGTTTGAGTGGGAGAGGACCGGACGATAATGCCATTGCCCCCTTAGCACTGTATCAATGTCACACTAAAAGAGTAAAAAAACTAGCG GTTGAAGTTGGGAACCCCAACGTGGTTTGGAGTGCTAGTGAAGATGGGACACTGAGACAGCATGACCTTCGGGAGGATTCTTCTTGTCCACCAGCTGGATCATCTCCCCAGGAGTGTCGTAATGTTCTA CTTGACTTGCGGTGTGGGGCAAAGAGGTCACTAGTTGATCCTCCTAAACAGACCCTTGCTCTAAAATCTTGCGACATCAGTGCTCGTCGACCTCATTTGCTCCTAGTTGGTGGGAG TGATGCCTTTGCACGTCTATATGATAGAAGGATGCTGCCTCCTCTGACTTCTTGTCGGAAAAGGATGCCGCCACCACCTTGTGTTAACTATATTTGCCCCATGCATCTTTCTGAACGC GGACGCTCAGGTTTGCACCTAACTCATGTAACATTTAGTCCAAGTGGAGATGAGGTTCTACTTAGTTACAGTGGAGAGCATGTTTACCTTATGAATGTAAATCACG CTGGAGGAAGTTCTATGCAATATACTACAGGAGATGCTTCAAAACTAATGACCTTTGCTCCTATTCTCAATGGGTTAGAACTGCAACCACCACCATCAGATATATCCAAAAATGGTCTTCGTTTCAAAAGCTATGTTGCTTCCACG CTTCAGAAGTGTAGGAAGCTGCTTCAGTTTGCTGAAAAATGCTTAGATGATGGTGCAAATTTTTTCTATGGCATTGAAGCATGCAATGAAGTTTTGGATCGGCATGGTCGTGATATTAGTCCTGCAATTAGGCATGACTGTCTCTGCACACGTGCAGCCTTGTTGCTTAAG CGAAAGTGGAAAAATGATGTTCACATGGCCATAAGAGATTGCTACAATGCTCGTAGAATAGACAGCTCTTCATTTAGAGCCCTTTATTACATGTCTGAAGCTTTGTCACAG TTGGGAAAATATAAAGAAGCTCTAGATTTTGCTGTTGCTTCACAATGTGTAGCTCCATCTGATACTGAAATTGCAGAATGGGTGGAGAACATTAAAAACAATCTTGCTCAAG CTGAAGCTGAAAAGACTAACAAGGCAAATGATGGGGCCCTGAAGTCTGAATCTCGAAGTGGGAGAGCATTGTCATTAAGTGACATACTTTACCGCTCAGAGGCTACCAGTGATGGTTCACAGGATGGTCCAACTGAAAGAGAAGAGTCTGACTATGATGAAGAATTGGAACTGGACTTTGAAACATCAATATCTGGTGATGAAGGGCGTGATATTGAACCCAACACTCTTCATGGAAGTTTAAATTTGAGGATTCATCGAAGAGGTGACTCAAGTAGAGAAACAAGCTGTACAAATGGCTCCTGTGGGTCACCTTCATCATCACATAATGATCGGATGCCTTATCAG CCGGAGACAGTAATTGATATGAAGCAGAGATTTGTTGGCCACTGTAATGTTGGAACTGATATAAAACAGGCCAGTTTTCTGGGCGAGAGAG GAGAGTATGTGGCCAGCGGAAGTGATGATGGTAGATGGTTTATTTGGGAAAAGCAAACTGGTAGACTAATAAAAAtgcttcttggagatgaagcTG TTCTGAACTGTGTGCAGTCTCATCCATTTGATTGTGTTGTGGCTACAAGTGGAATTGATAACACAATAAAG ATTTGGACCCCAACTGCTTCTGTCCCATCAAATGTAGCTGGAGGCTCAGCTGGACCAGAAACTTCTGATGTGTTGGATGTCATGGAAAGCAATCAGCGTAGACTAAGCCATAATCGTGAAGTCATCCT CCCATTTGAACTTCTGGAGCGGTTCCGGATGCACGAATTCACTGAAGGAACTTTGCACCCTCTTGAGTGTGCTCAGAGCTAA
- the LOC8268386 gene encoding protein ALTERED SEED GERMINATION 2 isoform X3 → MDTCGFHDGNIYNFLETRYFDSRRDINHSLQMHSSLIRRLSQERELEGHQGCVNSIAWNSTGSLLVSGSDDTRMNIWSYSGRKLLHSIDTGHSANIFCTKFIPETSDELVVSGAGDAEVRLFNLSRLSGRGPDDNAIAPLALYQCHTKRVKKLAVEVGNPNVVWSASEDGTLRQHDLREDSSCPPAGSSPQECRNVLLDLRCGAKRSLVDPPKQTLALKSCDISARRPHLLLVGGSDAFARLYDRRMLPPLTSCRKRMPPPPCVNYICPMHLSERGRSGLHLTHVTFSPSGDEVLLSYSGEHVYLMNVNHAGGSSMQYTTGDASKLMTFAPILNGLELQPPPSDISKNGLRFKSYVASTKCRKLLQFAEKCLDDGANFFYGIEACNEVLDRHGRDISPAIRHDCLCTRAALLLKRKWKNDVHMAIRDCYNARRIDSSSFRALYYMSEALSQLGKYKEALDFAVASQCVAPSDTEIAEWVENIKNNLAQAEAEKTNKANDGALKSESRSGRALSLSDILYRSEATSDGSQDGPTEREESDYDEELELDFETSISGDEGRDIEPNTLHGSLNLRIHRRGDSSRETSCTNGSCGSPSSSHNDRMPYQPETVIDMKQRFVGHCNVGTDIKQASFLGERGEYVASGSDDGRWFIWEKQTGRLIKMLLGDEAVLNCVQSHPFDCVVATSGIDNTIKIWTPTASVPSNVAGGSAGPETSDVLDVMESNQRRLSHNREVILCSPFELLERFRMHEFTEGTLHPLECAQS, encoded by the exons ATGGATACATGCGGTTTTCACGACGGCAATATCTATAATTTCCTCGAAACCAGATACTTCGATTCTCGTCGT GATATCAATCACAGTTTACAAATGCATTCGTCATTGATACGAAGACTCTCCCAGGAAAGAGAATTGGAG GGCCATCAGGGTTGTGTCAATTCTATAGCTTGGAATTCTACGGGTTCTCTCTTGGTTTCTGGATCAGATGATACTCGG ATGAACATATGGAGCTATAGCGGGCGAAAGCTTTTGCATTCTATAGATACTGGGCATTCTGCAAACATTTTCTgtacaaaatttattcctGAAACGTCTGATGAGCTTGTGGTCTCTGGAGCTGGAGATGCAGAA GTTCGGTTGTTTAATTTGTCTCGTTTGAGTGGGAGAGGACCGGACGATAATGCCATTGCCCCCTTAGCACTGTATCAATGTCACACTAAAAGAGTAAAAAAACTAGCG GTTGAAGTTGGGAACCCCAACGTGGTTTGGAGTGCTAGTGAAGATGGGACACTGAGACAGCATGACCTTCGGGAGGATTCTTCTTGTCCACCAGCTGGATCATCTCCCCAGGAGTGTCGTAATGTTCTA CTTGACTTGCGGTGTGGGGCAAAGAGGTCACTAGTTGATCCTCCTAAACAGACCCTTGCTCTAAAATCTTGCGACATCAGTGCTCGTCGACCTCATTTGCTCCTAGTTGGTGGGAG TGATGCCTTTGCACGTCTATATGATAGAAGGATGCTGCCTCCTCTGACTTCTTGTCGGAAAAGGATGCCGCCACCACCTTGTGTTAACTATATTTGCCCCATGCATCTTTCTGAACGC GGACGCTCAGGTTTGCACCTAACTCATGTAACATTTAGTCCAAGTGGAGATGAGGTTCTACTTAGTTACAGTGGAGAGCATGTTTACCTTATGAATGTAAATCACG CTGGAGGAAGTTCTATGCAATATACTACAGGAGATGCTTCAAAACTAATGACCTTTGCTCCTATTCTCAATGGGTTAGAACTGCAACCACCACCATCAGATATATCCAAAAATGGTCTTCGTTTCAAAAGCTATGTTGCTTCCACG AAGTGTAGGAAGCTGCTTCAGTTTGCTGAAAAATGCTTAGATGATGGTGCAAATTTTTTCTATGGCATTGAAGCATGCAATGAAGTTTTGGATCGGCATGGTCGTGATATTAGTCCTGCAATTAGGCATGACTGTCTCTGCACACGTGCAGCCTTGTTGCTTAAG CGAAAGTGGAAAAATGATGTTCACATGGCCATAAGAGATTGCTACAATGCTCGTAGAATAGACAGCTCTTCATTTAGAGCCCTTTATTACATGTCTGAAGCTTTGTCACAG TTGGGAAAATATAAAGAAGCTCTAGATTTTGCTGTTGCTTCACAATGTGTAGCTCCATCTGATACTGAAATTGCAGAATGGGTGGAGAACATTAAAAACAATCTTGCTCAAG CTGAAGCTGAAAAGACTAACAAGGCAAATGATGGGGCCCTGAAGTCTGAATCTCGAAGTGGGAGAGCATTGTCATTAAGTGACATACTTTACCGCTCAGAGGCTACCAGTGATGGTTCACAGGATGGTCCAACTGAAAGAGAAGAGTCTGACTATGATGAAGAATTGGAACTGGACTTTGAAACATCAATATCTGGTGATGAAGGGCGTGATATTGAACCCAACACTCTTCATGGAAGTTTAAATTTGAGGATTCATCGAAGAGGTGACTCAAGTAGAGAAACAAGCTGTACAAATGGCTCCTGTGGGTCACCTTCATCATCACATAATGATCGGATGCCTTATCAG CCGGAGACAGTAATTGATATGAAGCAGAGATTTGTTGGCCACTGTAATGTTGGAACTGATATAAAACAGGCCAGTTTTCTGGGCGAGAGAG GAGAGTATGTGGCCAGCGGAAGTGATGATGGTAGATGGTTTATTTGGGAAAAGCAAACTGGTAGACTAATAAAAAtgcttcttggagatgaagcTG TTCTGAACTGTGTGCAGTCTCATCCATTTGATTGTGTTGTGGCTACAAGTGGAATTGATAACACAATAAAG ATTTGGACCCCAACTGCTTCTGTCCCATCAAATGTAGCTGGAGGCTCAGCTGGACCAGAAACTTCTGATGTGTTGGATGTCATGGAAAGCAATCAGCGTAGACTAAGCCATAATCGTGAAGTCATCCT TTGCAGCCCATTTGAACTTCTGGAGCGGTTCCGGATGCACGAATTCACTGAAGGAACTTTGCACCCTCTTGAGTGTGCTCAGAGCTAA
- the LOC8268386 gene encoding protein ALTERED SEED GERMINATION 2 isoform X1: MDTCGFHDGNIYNFLETRYFDSRRDINHSLQMHSSLIRRLSQERELEGHQGCVNSIAWNSTGSLLVSGSDDTRMNIWSYSGRKLLHSIDTGHSANIFCTKFIPETSDELVVSGAGDAEVRLFNLSRLSGRGPDDNAIAPLALYQCHTKRVKKLAVEVGNPNVVWSASEDGTLRQHDLREDSSCPPAGSSPQECRNVLLDLRCGAKRSLVDPPKQTLALKSCDISARRPHLLLVGGSDAFARLYDRRMLPPLTSCRKRMPPPPCVNYICPMHLSERGRSGLHLTHVTFSPSGDEVLLSYSGEHVYLMNVNHAGGSSMQYTTGDASKLMTFAPILNGLELQPPPSDISKNGLRFKSYVASTLQKCRKLLQFAEKCLDDGANFFYGIEACNEVLDRHGRDISPAIRHDCLCTRAALLLKRKWKNDVHMAIRDCYNARRIDSSSFRALYYMSEALSQLGKYKEALDFAVASQCVAPSDTEIAEWVENIKNNLAQAEAEKTNKANDGALKSESRSGRALSLSDILYRSEATSDGSQDGPTEREESDYDEELELDFETSISGDEGRDIEPNTLHGSLNLRIHRRGDSSRETSCTNGSCGSPSSSHNDRMPYQPETVIDMKQRFVGHCNVGTDIKQASFLGERGEYVASGSDDGRWFIWEKQTGRLIKMLLGDEAVLNCVQSHPFDCVVATSGIDNTIKIWTPTASVPSNVAGGSAGPETSDVLDVMESNQRRLSHNREVILCSPFELLERFRMHEFTEGTLHPLECAQS; the protein is encoded by the exons ATGGATACATGCGGTTTTCACGACGGCAATATCTATAATTTCCTCGAAACCAGATACTTCGATTCTCGTCGT GATATCAATCACAGTTTACAAATGCATTCGTCATTGATACGAAGACTCTCCCAGGAAAGAGAATTGGAG GGCCATCAGGGTTGTGTCAATTCTATAGCTTGGAATTCTACGGGTTCTCTCTTGGTTTCTGGATCAGATGATACTCGG ATGAACATATGGAGCTATAGCGGGCGAAAGCTTTTGCATTCTATAGATACTGGGCATTCTGCAAACATTTTCTgtacaaaatttattcctGAAACGTCTGATGAGCTTGTGGTCTCTGGAGCTGGAGATGCAGAA GTTCGGTTGTTTAATTTGTCTCGTTTGAGTGGGAGAGGACCGGACGATAATGCCATTGCCCCCTTAGCACTGTATCAATGTCACACTAAAAGAGTAAAAAAACTAGCG GTTGAAGTTGGGAACCCCAACGTGGTTTGGAGTGCTAGTGAAGATGGGACACTGAGACAGCATGACCTTCGGGAGGATTCTTCTTGTCCACCAGCTGGATCATCTCCCCAGGAGTGTCGTAATGTTCTA CTTGACTTGCGGTGTGGGGCAAAGAGGTCACTAGTTGATCCTCCTAAACAGACCCTTGCTCTAAAATCTTGCGACATCAGTGCTCGTCGACCTCATTTGCTCCTAGTTGGTGGGAG TGATGCCTTTGCACGTCTATATGATAGAAGGATGCTGCCTCCTCTGACTTCTTGTCGGAAAAGGATGCCGCCACCACCTTGTGTTAACTATATTTGCCCCATGCATCTTTCTGAACGC GGACGCTCAGGTTTGCACCTAACTCATGTAACATTTAGTCCAAGTGGAGATGAGGTTCTACTTAGTTACAGTGGAGAGCATGTTTACCTTATGAATGTAAATCACG CTGGAGGAAGTTCTATGCAATATACTACAGGAGATGCTTCAAAACTAATGACCTTTGCTCCTATTCTCAATGGGTTAGAACTGCAACCACCACCATCAGATATATCCAAAAATGGTCTTCGTTTCAAAAGCTATGTTGCTTCCACG CTTCAGAAGTGTAGGAAGCTGCTTCAGTTTGCTGAAAAATGCTTAGATGATGGTGCAAATTTTTTCTATGGCATTGAAGCATGCAATGAAGTTTTGGATCGGCATGGTCGTGATATTAGTCCTGCAATTAGGCATGACTGTCTCTGCACACGTGCAGCCTTGTTGCTTAAG CGAAAGTGGAAAAATGATGTTCACATGGCCATAAGAGATTGCTACAATGCTCGTAGAATAGACAGCTCTTCATTTAGAGCCCTTTATTACATGTCTGAAGCTTTGTCACAG TTGGGAAAATATAAAGAAGCTCTAGATTTTGCTGTTGCTTCACAATGTGTAGCTCCATCTGATACTGAAATTGCAGAATGGGTGGAGAACATTAAAAACAATCTTGCTCAAG CTGAAGCTGAAAAGACTAACAAGGCAAATGATGGGGCCCTGAAGTCTGAATCTCGAAGTGGGAGAGCATTGTCATTAAGTGACATACTTTACCGCTCAGAGGCTACCAGTGATGGTTCACAGGATGGTCCAACTGAAAGAGAAGAGTCTGACTATGATGAAGAATTGGAACTGGACTTTGAAACATCAATATCTGGTGATGAAGGGCGTGATATTGAACCCAACACTCTTCATGGAAGTTTAAATTTGAGGATTCATCGAAGAGGTGACTCAAGTAGAGAAACAAGCTGTACAAATGGCTCCTGTGGGTCACCTTCATCATCACATAATGATCGGATGCCTTATCAG CCGGAGACAGTAATTGATATGAAGCAGAGATTTGTTGGCCACTGTAATGTTGGAACTGATATAAAACAGGCCAGTTTTCTGGGCGAGAGAG GAGAGTATGTGGCCAGCGGAAGTGATGATGGTAGATGGTTTATTTGGGAAAAGCAAACTGGTAGACTAATAAAAAtgcttcttggagatgaagcTG TTCTGAACTGTGTGCAGTCTCATCCATTTGATTGTGTTGTGGCTACAAGTGGAATTGATAACACAATAAAG ATTTGGACCCCAACTGCTTCTGTCCCATCAAATGTAGCTGGAGGCTCAGCTGGACCAGAAACTTCTGATGTGTTGGATGTCATGGAAAGCAATCAGCGTAGACTAAGCCATAATCGTGAAGTCATCCT TTGCAGCCCATTTGAACTTCTGGAGCGGTTCCGGATGCACGAATTCACTGAAGGAACTTTGCACCCTCTTGAGTGTGCTCAGAGCTAA
- the LOC8268387 gene encoding transcription factor bHLH143, with protein MGEDWGSCYPRQQFDWQSSNLNYLGAPFNVEHHRTIPSVMNPGSDMVSIKGTLPAYPSFDPPYSFVAQANEPHGWFYCLPRFRHAFAPSLNSGFKERLPAAANGNNKEVFTPKVESGCSQKRFLVFDQSGDQTTLIFSSGIGTPVPGFTSWGRKPTGACNLKREDPGTKENLNIHLRAIAPDQLGENDGADLQSEMHEDTDELNALLYSDDDSDYTEDDEVTSTGHSPSTMTAHNNQDWFKGSTEEVASSGGSTKKRKLFDGGFSDVPALMDTANSVKPVISFEYENDAESRCDDGLYWASSEMGSESSNKKMRKEKIRDTVNILQNIIPGGKGKDAIVVLDEAIGYLKSLKVKAKALGLDAP; from the coding sequence ATGGGTGAGGACTGGGGATCCTGTTATCCTCGGCAACAATTTGATTGGCAATCGTCCAATTTGAATTATTTGGGTGCTCCCTTTAACGTTGAGCATCATCGAACAATCCCTTCAGTTATGAATCCCGGTTCTGACATGGTTTCTATTAAAGGGACTTTACCTGCGTATCCATCCTTTGACCCTCCTTATTCATTTGTTGCTCAAGCAAATGAACCTCATGGTTGGTTTTACTGTTTGCCTCGTTTCCGCCATGCTTTTGCACCTTCTTTAAACTCTGGTTTCAAGGAGAGGCTACCTGCGGCCGCCAATGGCAATAATAAGGAGGTCTTCACACCCAAGGTAGAGTCTGGGTGTTCTCAGAAGAGATTCCTTGTGTTTGATCAGTCAGGTGATCAAACAACTTTGATATTTAGTTCTGGGATTGGGACTCCTGTCCCGGGCTTTACTTCTTGGGGTCGAAAACCAACTGGGGCATGTAATTTGAAGAGGGAAGATCCTGGAACTAAGGAAAATCTGAATATCCATTTGAGGGCAATTGCCCCTGACCAACTCGGTGAAAATGATGGTGCTGATTTGCAAAGTGAGATGCATGAAGACACTGATGAGCTGAATGCTCTACTTTATTCCGATGATGATAGTGATTATACTGAAGATGATGAAGTTACTAGTACAGGTCATTCGCCTAGTACAATGACAGCTCACAATAATCAAGATTGGTTTAAGGGAAGCACCGAAGAGGTAGCGAGTTCTGGTGGTTCAACTAAGAAGCGAAAATTGTTTGATGGAGGATTCAGTGATGTACCAGCTCTAATGGATACTGCTAATTCAGTGAAGCCTGTCATAAGctttgagtatgagaatgaTGCTGAATCTAGATGTGATGATGGTTTGTATTGGGCATCCAGTGAGATGGGTTCTGAATCTAGCAACaagaagatgagaaaagagaaaattcgAGACACCGTGAACATTCTGCAGAACATAATTCCAGGTGGCAAGGGCAAGGATGCAATTGTGGTTCTTGACGAAGCTATTGGTTACTTGAAATCCTTGAAAGTCAAAGCAAAAGCATTAGGACTTGATGCTCCATAA